CCTTTGTTgcacaacaaacaaacatttgaagTGATTTTATTAAGTTTTTGGCCTGCTTAAAACACAAATTCTAAATTCTGTGacttcataaatattttgagtaatttatttttatcacaTATGAGAAGGCTGTGAGATTATTTTTACACACAGTTCAGTCAATTCTGGTCAATTAAATATATGttgaatgctttcatcatacaATATATCTAACCAGATATTCATAGTCAACACAAGTACAGATTCATTCATGCAAATTAACAAAATCAATTACCAGGAGATATTTATCACTCCTTGCATTTAACCTTTATTTCTGTAGTATATTCACCTTGCTTCGTTTGTACAGTTGTTTTATAGATTGCATGACCTCCTCTGTCTTTAGAGTGTATATGATGGGATTCAGCATGGGTGGTATAGTCTGAGTTAAGGAATTGTTAATTATCCGTGCGTTTGGATGGATGAATGTGGTTAAAGCTGCAGTATTAGTACCTAAAAGTGGGACATAAAAAATCGCCACCAACATGAGATGTGAGGTGCAGGTTTTCATGGCTTTAATCCGTTCAGCACCATTAGCAATCTTAACCAAAGCCAGAGCAATGCAGACATATGAGATGATTATTAATATCAGTGGTATGCAAATCAGGATGCCAATGCAAATATTTGCCATGATACTATTTATGGCATTATCATTACAAGCTAGTCTATAGAGAGGGCCGTGATCACAAAAATAACTATTGACAACAGTTGAGCTACAAAAAGACAGTCTTGTGATCAAACTCACAAgtatagaaaaaaaagtcacagaaaGGGTCCACATAACACCTATGATCAGAAACATGGCTGTTTTGGTTACAATGGCATGATAGCGTAGAGGAAAACAAATAGCAATCAGTCTGTCATAAGCCAAGGCAAGTAGTGTCAAAGACTGCAGATTcatgaaatgaaaaacaaaaaacatattcatCAAACATGCTTCATATGAGATCTCCTGGTGCTCGAATAAAAACATGTCTATGACTTTTGGAATCAAAGTCGAGCTTCCACACAGATCAGAAAGGGCTAGATGAAAAACAACAATGTATTTGGCTGTGTGAAGTCTGCGGGCCAAATAAATGGTACACATGATAAATGAATTCCCTAAAACAGTCACAACATACACCAAAGACAAGAACATATAGTAGTATTTTGCATGTGGCATATTAGAAAAGCCACTTAAGAAAAATGTTGCAGGACGAACAAAGGTCACATTTGCAGAGGAGTTTGACTGCGTGGAGCTCAAGTCGCCTGTTGTCTGGAATGTTGTGTTACCTGTGATAAAGAACTGTTTTTAGATATGCACTCATTaacagaatatcaaaataatgatttcaaTGTATGTGTCAGTGTTGCTTGGCACCACGATTCAAGGAATAACCCTTGTCTTTATAGACCAGCCTTCCTAAACAGTTTAAATGAATAAAGACAGTACAGTGTCTAAACATTACAATATGGgaacattaacattaaatgaACATTAGGCAGAacattgaacaacaaataatttttaGATTTAGAAAATCAGACTGGCACAAGATTAAAGATGTTGCATTTACAATTTATGCTTCAAGtaacaaaacaaacactgatTCACATTTAGTAATTCTATAACATTCTGTAATATACATTGTTTACTTTaatgataaattaaattaatgatttacTTTAATTATTCTGATGAGATGAAttctatacaaataaaacaaaaaactacaCAGCTGCTATTACTATAACTGGAACACAGTTGGTATTTTAgatgaaaacatgattcattttTTGACAAGCCTTTTCACAAACgccataaacacatttgccataAATGTGTTGATTATATAATTAAGCATTGGAGAAAGCGCAGTGATCAGAGAAAGAATAATTACTGTAGAGTTGATGCTTACAAAGACCTGAAAGAAATATGTTAGGCAGATATAAAATACAGCCACTAATTTTAAATGAGCAGCACATGTTTTTGTGGCTCCTTGACGGTCTTGTGGGGTTGTGATTCTGAACAATGTCACAGCTATACATGTATATGAAAAGATAATACAAAATACTGGAAACATGATGATCACCTGAAACAGAACACTCATGATGGCATAGCTTAAGAAAACAGACCCACGTTTTCAGAAACAAATGATTATGACACTAGCTCTGCAGAAAGAAAGTCTAGTCATGAAAACTGCTGCAGTGATTGTTTGCATCAGTGCCAGTGTCCATGAAGCACCAATCATAACAAGCATTGATCTATGGGTCACAGTCACATGATACATCAGTGGTAAACAAATAGCTACTAATCTGTCAAGAGACAAAATAGTgagagtcagtgactgtactGAAACAAATAACATACTGGACATGCACAATCCATATGAGATCAGATGATTCCCAAACAAAACTGCATCCAGTAGCTGAGGGATCACAGCGGTACTCTcacaaatgtctgtcagtgaTAAGTTAAAGACAGCGATATATTTAGGAGTGTGAAGATTTTTGTCTGTAATGATAATAAACATGAGGCAGGAGTTTCCtagaaaagaaataaagtagGCAATAAACAGGAATATATAATAGTATCTCATGTGAGGTATACCAGAGAATCCAGCAGGTAGGAAGGAAATATTCCTGTTTCCAGTGATCTCTTGAATCATGTTCAAATGCTTTTTTCATCCTGTCCAGGCAGAAAAGTAGGTTTAcagtttatataataattaaaaaaaaaaaaagattgaataATGAATATGATATACTTACAGTAAGATCTTAGTGAGGTTTGCCCAGGCTGCAGACTTTCCCTGATGCATTATATACTGAATAAAGAAGTGTCAGTCTCTTCAGCCTATCACTGACTGTGACACTCTCCACCAATGCCACACCTCTAGAACTGTCATCTAGCCAATCAAAGCTCAGCACTGACAGTAATGATAAggatatttaaagggatagttgacccaaaaatgaaaattcatcaattactcaccctcaagttgttccaaacctgtataaatttctttgttctgttgaacacaaaagaagatattttgaagaatgtgggtaactgaacagttctggggcaccattgactgccatagtattTCTTTTCCTGCTATGGAAGTATATGGTGTCCCAAAGAGGCCTGGttaaaaactttcattaaaatatcttcctttgtgtttagcagaacaaagaaatgtatacaggtttggaacaacttgagggtgagtaaatgatgacagaattttcatttttgggtcaactatccctttaatgtatcCTTATTTCTCCCGGATTTAGGACTATTGCCATTATTTCTTGACCCATATCTTGAGCTATAAATGTAAACACTGATGTATAACTACAGTATAAAAGGATATTTGCTTAACAACAAATGCACTGGAAAACCCAATAAGTCACGGTAACTCAAACCATTTGAGAAAACAAATTGctttaaaccatttaagtttgAAAACCAATAAGTTTGAGTACTATAAACTTATGTCTCCCTGTGTTAATCTTGTAATTTAATTGCACTTAATTGCAACATTTCTTTTCCTTATAAagtctgacgcaaagcatgctgggaattagaaatctgctgcaactcaatcATATCAAGTTCAGCTTAATACaatcaaattttgagttcacaactttttttctgttaaatacaatgaactttcattataaCTCATTTTTCGGTTTCACAGGGTAGGTACTGTGTGGCCAAAGAGAACAAAAACgtcacttcctgataaactggCACTAACTTATGCTGCTACATTGAAAAGTAACGTCTTTTTTGATGCGCATCAAGGAATTTATTCAGTAAAAgtgtttccatcgtagtttTCATGTAGCATAAAAAAATTATCCTACTCATTTGAGAGTATAAgttttttatgcgcatttttagaatttatgcacatcttggcgtttccatccagtgtttttttttaatgcgatatcccaaaatgctCATAAAAATAGGTTGATGGAAACAGCTATTGATCACATGTGTTCCTTTGTTCTATTTTCTTGCCACAGTCtgtcaccatggacactaacCTAAACATCACAGCTGTCTATCATTTGAATTAATCGTCtgtgtatagagggtatgcatcgacgtcactttcccacCAGAACCaactccctcagctggactgagtggtaaaagaacctgctgcgtgactggatttaaaggtgccctagaatgctttttcacaagatgttatataagtctaaggtgtccactgaatgtgtctgtgaagtttcagctcaaaataccccatagattttttttttatatacatttttgtaactgcctattttggggcatcattaaatatgctcCAATTCAgcctgcttcccctttaaatcctcgcgctccccACCCCCGAGTTCgtgactctataatacattgcataaataaagtttacacagcaaatataaccttcaaaatggatctttacaaaatgttcgtcatgcatgctgcatgcatgcatcagatcatgtaagtacagtatttatttggatgtttacatttgattctgaatgaatttgaggctatgctccatggctaacgtgctaaagctaacattacacactgttggagagatttataaagaatgaagttgtgtttatgatttatacagactgcaagcgtttaaaaatgaaaatagcgatggctcttgtctccgtgaatacagtaagaaacgatggtaactttaaccacactaaacagtacattagcaacatgctaacgaaacatttagaaagacaatttacaaataccacaaaaaatctcatgttatcatggatcatgtcagttattattgctccatctgccatttttcgctattgtcctttgcttgcttacctagtctgatgattcagctgtgcacatccagacgttaatactgcctgcccttgtctaatgccttgaacatgggctggcatatgtaaatattggggacgtatatattaatgatcccgactgttacgtaacagtcgctgttatgttgagattggcctgttcttcagaggtcttttaaacaaatgagatttacataagaaggaggaaacaatggtgtttgagactcactgtatgttatttccatgtactgaactcttgttattcaactatgccaaggtaaattacattttcaattctatggcacctttaataggggaaactgcgaaaacacaAGTAAAacgcctgatttcgacgccgggtAAATACATAAAGcgaatctgcctgtgaatatttgataaaactacaatataggtaggtttaaatccgagtaatcacttatatcaatattatttatatcgtcatattgtccagccctaaaacttgtacagtcataacggtcgacggtgatgtcacgtgcataccctctattgaaATTCCTGGTTTTCCTCAGTTCATTGTCGGGTCTTGTATTGTATACGTGTTGTGTTGTGTTCCTGCCTTCTTCTGTATTTAGCCATTGGATTACCTAAAGACTTATCTTCTTCTTGGTGCGAGTTTCTACCAGAGATGGGACCAAGTCACACATGTGCAAGTCTCAAGTAAGTCTCAAGTCTTAACCTTCAAGTCTCAAGTAAGTcccaagtatttttttcttggtcaagtcaagtcaagtcctgTAGTAGGTCAAGTCAccttattattgtaattttacctGCAGAATCTGATCTTAATAAAGTGAAAAGACAAGATATAAGTAACtgtcagtaaattaaaataatttggatTTGCATTGTTAATACTCATGTTCAGTAAAATACATCATGGAATCAAAAAAAATTGTAacttcataaaattattttaagaaAGGCTTATTGTAGTAGTGAAATAATTTTAACTATTTGcaactaatattttatttttaattatgcatgcatTGTCTCTAAATTAGAACACTGTAGCATTTTTCAATTCAAAAAGGCAAAAtgtaataaagaaataaaaatgttaaatgtttatctACTTACATTTTACCAGGCATTCGTTCacttatttaatcattttgacAATGATGAGCTAGACCGCTGAACTTTTAGTCTTCCTAACAACAAACAGAGCGGTGCATAGTCCTAATGGAGTGCATCAGCAGCATCAAGAATATCAAATATTTTGCAGTGAATCTCTTATTTGCATCTTAAGTTTATTGCCAATAATAATGACAGGTTTGTGAAAGTGTAGAACTCGGTGAGCTCGCGCAAAACACATCTTCAGCACAGCGACTCATTTGCACGTCTCTGATTGGCCAATGCGTTCAacagacatgtctgtgattggctacaatgctcaATGCTGCAAAAGCACATCATGAGTACCTTTAATGCAAAgggaaaatatatatgtataaaactgtaatatgcacttttcatgattaggTAATCGCGTCAGCTGTAGTCTTATTCACATTTGTTTTTCTGATTAATTGTTTTGCTCTATGAGAAAGACAAGGTAACAAAATATTCGAGGCTTTACTataaacattcggggcttaagCCCCCTTAGCCCAGCCCTAGCGCCAGGGCGGAGCCAGACAGTGTAAACATCCGGGCCTTAGCCCAAATCAATAtttgtccaat
This genomic stretch from Megalobrama amblycephala isolate DHTTF-2021 linkage group LG2, ASM1881202v1, whole genome shotgun sequence harbors:
- the LOC125261124 gene encoding olfactory receptor 1-like, producing MIQEITGNRNISFLPAGFSGNTTFQTTGDLSSTQSNSSANVTFVRPATFFLSGFSNMPHAKYYYMFLSLVYVVTVLGNSFIMCTIYLARRLHTAKYIVVFHLALSDLCGSSTLIPKVIDMFLFEHQEISYEACLMNMFFVFHFMNLQSLTLLALAYDRLIAICFPLRYHAIVTKTAMFLIIGVMWTLSVTFFSILVSLITRLSFCSSTVVNSYFCDHGPLYRLACNDNAINSIMANICIGILICIPLILIIISYVCIALALVKIANGAERIKAMKTCTSHLMLVAIFYVPLLGTNTAALTTFIHPNARIINNSLTQTIPPMLNPIIYTLKTEEVMQSIKQLYKRSKVNILQK